One genomic region from Reichenbachiella ulvae encodes:
- a CDS encoding TonB-dependent receptor has protein sequence MKHLLFALISVLWAYSSLAQDHTISGYVKDASNGETLIGATVVIKDSNKGVITNVYGFYSITLPAGNYDVEYRYIGFDNMQRSIDISSGDQRVDVELSASGQELEEVVISAESDDANVTDLQMSSNKLDIETITKIPSFLGEADVLRSLQLVPGVSTVGEGASGFNVRGGSVGQNMVLLDEAPVYNSSHLLGFFSVFNPDAVKDVNLIKGGIPARYGGRIASVLDIRMKEGNNKSFHGQGGIGTIFSRLAVEGPLVKDKASFIIAGRRSYIDVLAKPFTDVFDGGAQLNFYDLTMKANYNINENNRVYVSGYLGRDVFMFDKEQGFDWGNNTATVRWNHIFGDKLFSNFTFFFSDYDYALSFGEDADDRFQWRSNIRTYDFKPEFTYFINPNNELAFGGEVALQQFEPANATVSSSGDDLDLSLDDKYGIETAVYLSNNQKIGSQLQVEYGVRYSSFSLIGPGKAYYYGEAEAGERKPLEETREFDQGEIIDTYDNFEPRLSANYVINSQNSIKASYNKTAQYIHLISNTTASNPLDVWTPSSNNIKPQIGHQVAVGWFRNFGASNDVEFSVETYYRKTFNQIDYIDGAELLINEELEGDLLSGDGRAYGLEFLVKKNTGRLSGWVSYTLARTELQVDGINQGEWYPTRYDQAHNFKLAAFYDLNKRVTLSGNFTFLSGTPTTYPNSKYVIQDTFVIPHNNENQRNNVRIPNYHRLDLSATIELGALTEQKKFHHDIVISVYNAYARKNPFSIYFTQADVAEGDTQNVQTQARQVSIVGTVIPSISYNFSF, from the coding sequence ATGAAACACCTTCTATTTGCCCTAATCAGCGTATTATGGGCATATTCGAGTCTCGCTCAAGACCATACGATCAGCGGGTACGTCAAAGATGCCAGCAATGGCGAAACTCTGATCGGCGCTACTGTGGTGATCAAAGACAGCAACAAAGGAGTCATCACCAATGTTTATGGATTTTATTCCATCACTCTACCAGCAGGAAACTACGATGTAGAATACAGATACATTGGTTTTGACAATATGCAGAGATCCATCGACATCAGTTCGGGAGACCAAAGAGTAGATGTAGAGCTCAGTGCCTCAGGTCAAGAATTGGAAGAAGTTGTGATCAGCGCCGAATCCGATGATGCCAACGTCACTGATCTACAAATGAGTAGCAACAAACTCGACATAGAAACCATCACCAAGATTCCATCATTTTTAGGTGAAGCAGATGTACTTCGCAGTTTGCAGCTCGTACCCGGGGTAAGTACCGTGGGTGAAGGTGCTTCTGGATTCAACGTGCGTGGTGGTAGCGTAGGACAAAACATGGTACTACTAGACGAGGCTCCAGTGTATAATTCATCTCACTTGTTGGGGTTCTTCAGTGTTTTCAATCCTGATGCAGTCAAAGATGTCAACCTAATCAAAGGCGGAATCCCTGCCAGATATGGGGGCCGAATCGCTTCTGTATTGGATATCAGAATGAAGGAAGGTAACAACAAGAGTTTTCATGGACAGGGAGGGATCGGAACGATTTTTAGTCGTCTGGCAGTAGAAGGCCCACTGGTCAAGGATAAAGCTTCCTTTATCATCGCGGGCCGTAGATCCTATATCGACGTACTGGCCAAGCCTTTCACAGATGTTTTTGATGGAGGTGCTCAGCTCAACTTCTACGACTTGACGATGAAGGCCAACTACAATATCAACGAAAACAACCGTGTCTATGTCTCGGGCTATCTCGGTAGAGACGTCTTCATGTTCGACAAGGAGCAAGGGTTCGACTGGGGTAACAATACAGCGACCGTTCGTTGGAATCACATTTTTGGGGATAAGCTTTTCTCGAACTTCACTTTCTTCTTTAGCGACTATGATTATGCCCTTTCGTTTGGTGAAGACGCTGACGACAGGTTCCAATGGAGATCTAATATCAGAACCTACGATTTCAAACCAGAGTTCACCTACTTCATCAATCCTAACAATGAATTGGCCTTTGGTGGGGAAGTGGCGCTTCAACAGTTCGAGCCTGCCAATGCTACGGTATCCAGCAGCGGGGATGATTTAGATCTAAGCCTGGATGATAAATACGGCATAGAAACAGCTGTTTACCTTTCCAACAATCAAAAGATAGGCAGTCAGCTCCAGGTAGAATATGGGGTTCGCTATTCCAGTTTTTCTTTGATTGGTCCTGGCAAAGCTTACTACTATGGTGAGGCAGAAGCCGGAGAGAGAAAGCCTCTGGAAGAAACTCGTGAATTTGATCAGGGAGAGATCATCGATACCTACGACAACTTCGAACCACGACTCTCAGCCAATTATGTAATCAACTCACAAAACAGTATCAAGGCCAGTTACAACAAAACGGCCCAATATATCCACCTCATATCCAATACGACTGCCTCTAACCCATTAGACGTTTGGACGCCCAGCAGCAACAATATCAAGCCACAAATCGGTCATCAGGTAGCCGTCGGATGGTTCAGAAACTTTGGCGCCAGCAATGATGTAGAGTTTTCGGTTGAGACCTACTATCGCAAAACTTTCAACCAAATCGACTACATCGATGGTGCAGAGTTGCTGATCAACGAAGAACTGGAAGGAGACCTACTAAGTGGAGATGGCAGGGCCTATGGACTGGAGTTTTTGGTCAAAAAGAATACAGGTAGACTCAGTGGATGGGTCAGTTATACGCTGGCACGCACAGAACTGCAAGTGGACGGAATCAATCAGGGCGAATGGTATCCTACCCGCTACGATCAGGCGCACAACTTCAAGCTGGCCGCCTTTTATGACTTGAATAAAAGAGTTACTCTTTCGGGTAATTTCACCTTCCTGTCAGGTACACCTACCACCTACCCCAATTCGAAATATGTGATTCAGGATACATTTGTGATCCCTCACAACAATGAAAACCAAAGAAACAATGTGCGTATCCCAAACTATCATAGATTGGATCTGTCAGCCACCATCGAACTGGGTGCCCTGACTGAGCAGAAAAAGTTTCATCATGATATCGTAATCTCTGTGTACAATGCCTATGCGAGAAAGAATCCATTCTCCATCTATTTTACTCAAGCCGATGTAGCTGAGGGTGATACCCAAAATGTACAGACCCAGGCGAGACAAGTGTCCATCGTGGGTACTGTGATTCCATCTATTTCTTACAACTTTAGCTTCTAA
- a CDS encoding DUF1801 domain-containing protein — protein MQSKAETVEAYLEELAEDRRNQISQVREVILQHLPKGMEENMNWGMISYEIPLSVFPNTYNKKPLMYAALASQKNHMAVYLSGIYCDPQLQKEFEEAYRASGKKMDIGKSCVRFKKVDDLPLDVIGKAISALTLEQFISLQKEKRTK, from the coding sequence ATGCAAAGCAAAGCCGAAACCGTAGAAGCCTATCTGGAAGAATTAGCTGAAGATAGAAGAAATCAGATCTCTCAAGTCAGAGAAGTAATTCTGCAACATCTGCCCAAAGGGATGGAAGAAAACATGAACTGGGGCATGATCAGCTACGAAATACCGCTATCGGTCTTTCCCAATACCTACAACAAAAAACCTCTGATGTATGCAGCTTTGGCTTCCCAAAAGAACCATATGGCTGTTTACCTCAGCGGTATATACTGTGACCCACAGCTTCAAAAGGAGTTTGAAGAAGCATACCGAGCCAGTGGAAAGAAAATGGATATAGGCAAAAGCTGTGTGCGATTCAAAAAAGTAGATGACCTGCCCCTCGATGTGATTGGAAAGGCCATATCTGCACTTACGCTAGAGCAGTTCATCTCTTTACAAAAAGAGAAAAGAACAAAATAA
- the yiaA gene encoding inner membrane protein YiaA, whose translation MNQKPSNAFVAAAWVALLTGMVGYLVGLFRAEMVLNEKGYYFTVLMFGLFAVVSLQKAVRDKLEQIPVTDIYYGICWFGTILSISLLVIGLWNADILPSEKGFYAFAFILSMFGAVTVQKNTRDAMK comes from the coding sequence ATGAATCAAAAACCTTCAAACGCATTTGTGGCAGCTGCCTGGGTGGCACTGCTGACAGGAATGGTCGGATACCTGGTAGGGCTATTCAGAGCCGAAATGGTACTCAACGAAAAAGGATATTATTTCACCGTGCTGATGTTTGGCCTATTCGCCGTAGTGTCACTCCAAAAGGCGGTAAGAGACAAGCTAGAACAAATACCCGTGACGGATATCTACTATGGCATCTGTTGGTTTGGGACGATCCTCTCCATCTCCCTACTGGTAATCGGACTATGGAATGCTGACATATTACCAAGCGAAAAAGGCTTCTATGCATTCGCCTTTATATTATCCATGTTTGGAGCGGTAACAGTCCAAAAGAATACACGAGATGCAATGAAATAA
- a CDS encoding TetR/AcrR family transcriptional regulator encodes MEKISENKGKWIDQGYALFSQIGPDALNVEKLSHLVGLSRSSFYYYFGDLHQFEEVLLSKHVENYVRFGELMKDYTDFKQLFSEEIMVHKEVLAFQRQLLIHKSLERYQKCSEEARVHTEAKTYDLWTKYKKVDKDSDEEWALFKAIRDFYYIQFDQSEQDPQDVLVLLHSYLTHKK; translated from the coding sequence ATGGAGAAAATCAGTGAAAATAAAGGCAAATGGATTGATCAGGGTTATGCGCTTTTTAGCCAAATAGGCCCTGATGCGCTTAATGTAGAGAAGCTTTCCCATCTGGTTGGGCTCAGTCGATCCAGCTTCTACTATTACTTTGGGGATCTCCACCAGTTCGAAGAAGTTTTGCTGTCCAAACATGTCGAAAACTATGTCCGCTTTGGAGAATTGATGAAGGACTATACGGATTTCAAGCAGCTTTTTTCTGAGGAAATCATGGTGCACAAGGAAGTCCTGGCTTTTCAGCGCCAGCTTCTGATTCACAAATCGCTGGAGAGGTATCAGAAATGCTCGGAGGAGGCCAGGGTACATACAGAGGCCAAAACCTACGATCTGTGGACGAAGTACAAGAAGGTGGATAAGGATTCGGATGAAGAATGGGCGCTTTTTAAGGCCATTAGGGATTTTTACTACATCCAATTTGACCAGTCGGAGCAGGATCCACAGGACGTACTGGTGCTGCTGCATAGCTACCTTACTCATAAGAAATAG
- a CDS encoding DEAD/DEAH box helicase, with product MATFSQLGISKDLIKGLKELDIHTPTEIQEETIPILMQMETDFIGQAQTGTGKTAAFGLPLLSNIDPKLDKIQGLILAPTRELCQQIAKQLFKFTKYTDKIFIESVFGGAQIDEQINRLRRPTHIVVATPGRLVDLLHKEALSLKDVKTVILDEADEMLSMGFKKELNEILDQTPKEKQIWLFSATMSSGVQQIIHTYLSRNAQKVIFKKKSLVNESIEHKYVICDAQQKLQVLLSFLNSQKDNRGLIFCNTKKAAQTLAKQLLSKNIKSDALEGDMKQKERDKVLRAFKNESIQILVATDVAARGIDVRDLSYVVHYQIPQDLEYFIHRAGRTGRAGKQGLSLCLIEDREQKNIRFLEKELKIRMQRIKD from the coding sequence GTGGCGACATTTTCACAACTAGGCATATCCAAAGATCTGATCAAAGGTCTCAAAGAATTAGACATACACACTCCAACCGAAATACAGGAGGAGACCATTCCCATCCTGATGCAGATGGAGACCGATTTCATCGGACAGGCCCAGACAGGGACAGGCAAAACGGCGGCTTTTGGCTTGCCTCTATTATCGAATATCGATCCTAAGCTGGACAAGATCCAGGGGTTGATCCTGGCACCTACTCGAGAGCTGTGTCAGCAGATAGCCAAGCAATTGTTCAAATTCACGAAATACACAGACAAGATTTTCATCGAATCAGTTTTTGGAGGGGCGCAAATAGACGAACAAATCAATCGCCTGAGAAGACCCACGCATATCGTGGTGGCCACTCCGGGTCGCCTGGTGGACTTGTTACACAAGGAAGCATTGAGCCTAAAGGATGTCAAGACGGTGATTCTGGATGAGGCCGACGAGATGCTGAGCATGGGATTCAAAAAAGAATTGAATGAGATTCTGGATCAGACGCCTAAGGAAAAGCAGATCTGGTTGTTTTCGGCGACTATGTCAAGTGGTGTGCAGCAGATCATTCATACTTACCTATCTCGCAATGCACAGAAGGTCATATTCAAGAAGAAGAGTCTGGTCAATGAAAGTATCGAACACAAATATGTGATCTGTGATGCCCAGCAAAAGCTTCAGGTTCTGCTATCGTTTCTCAATTCTCAGAAAGACAACAGAGGTTTGATATTCTGCAATACCAAAAAGGCTGCACAGACGCTGGCGAAGCAACTCTTATCAAAAAACATCAAGTCGGATGCGCTAGAGGGCGACATGAAGCAGAAGGAAAGAGATAAGGTGCTAAGAGCCTTTAAGAACGAGAGCATTCAAATCCTGGTGGCAACTGATGTGGCTGCTAGAGGCATAGATGTGAGAGATCTTTCCTATGTCGTCCATTATCAGATTCCGCAAGATCTGGAGTACTTCATTCACAGAGCAGGCCGAACAGGCCGTGCGGGCAAGCAAGGCTTATCGCTGTGCCTGATAGAGGACAGAGAGCAAAAGAACATCCGCTTCCTGGAAAAGGAACTCAAGATTAGAATGCAGCGAATTAAGGATTAA
- a CDS encoding DUF2461 domain-containing protein, with amino-acid sequence MSQILLEPAFHFLTQLRDNNNREWFNENKSTYQSVQKGVIQFAESLHEGISQQDEIETLNGKKSLHRIYRDVRFSKDKTPYSTHFGGSFRRATALRRGGYYYHLEPGNTFVIGGFWGPSAQDLLQIRKQIQQYPDPLRDILDSKAFKQHFGSLQGQQLKTKPKGFEADDPSVDLLRYKQFLIQHSFSDQEVMADDFDQKVVEYFGHMRPFFDYMSEILTTDLNGEPIV; translated from the coding sequence ATGTCCCAAATTTTACTCGAACCCGCCTTTCATTTTTTAACCCAACTTCGAGACAACAACAACCGCGAATGGTTCAACGAAAATAAATCCACCTATCAATCCGTACAGAAGGGAGTCATCCAGTTCGCAGAATCATTGCATGAAGGCATCAGCCAGCAAGATGAAATAGAAACACTCAACGGTAAAAAAAGCCTGCATCGCATCTATAGAGACGTACGATTCTCAAAAGACAAAACCCCTTACAGCACTCATTTTGGTGGAAGTTTTAGGAGAGCTACTGCCCTAAGGAGAGGTGGCTACTACTACCACCTCGAACCCGGCAATACTTTCGTGATTGGAGGGTTTTGGGGACCCAGTGCGCAGGATCTGCTGCAGATCAGGAAGCAAATCCAGCAATATCCTGATCCCCTGCGGGATATTCTGGATAGTAAAGCATTCAAACAGCACTTTGGTAGTCTTCAAGGTCAGCAACTCAAAACCAAGCCCAAGGGATTCGAAGCGGATGATCCATCGGTCGACCTGCTTCGCTACAAGCAGTTCTTGATCCAGCATTCATTCAGCGACCAGGAGGTAATGGCCGATGACTTTGATCAAAAAGTGGTTGAATACTTCGGGCATATGCGACCCTTCTTTGACTACATGAGCGAAATCCTAACTACTGACCTCAATGGTGAGCCTATTGTTTAA
- a CDS encoding MarR family winged helix-turn-helix transcriptional regulator encodes MKISEEIKTNFKDDRHMALVNLMFTANWFRDLNKDILKEYNLLPQHYNVLRIVKGKSPDPSCPGDIKKVMLDKGPDVTRLIDKLVKMGYIERCLNEMNRRSMDIKLTEEGAEILEDMSRKMDKVFEENFHLSEKDALHLSNLLDQSRSQE; translated from the coding sequence ATGAAGATAAGTGAAGAAATAAAAACTAATTTCAAGGATGACCGCCACATGGCGCTGGTCAACTTGATGTTTACTGCCAATTGGTTTCGAGATCTCAACAAGGATATTCTCAAGGAGTACAATCTCCTGCCCCAACACTACAATGTGCTGCGCATCGTCAAAGGTAAGTCCCCAGACCCCAGCTGTCCTGGCGATATCAAGAAAGTGATGCTGGATAAGGGGCCAGACGTGACTCGTTTGATTGACAAGCTGGTCAAAATGGGCTACATCGAGCGCTGTCTCAATGAGATGAACCGCCGAAGCATGGACATCAAATTGACCGAGGAGGGAGCTGAAATCCTTGAAGATATGAGCCGTAAAATGGACAAGGTATTTGAGGAGAATTTTCATCTGAGCGAAAAAGATGCTCTGCATTTAAGCAACCTTTTGGATCAATCTCGTTCACAGGAATAG
- a CDS encoding MFS transporter — protein MINHKKLGNWPFHPKKWPFFYGWMIIISGTIGISMSIPGQTMGVSTFTDSLIEVMSMSRSQLSFAYMCGTILSASMLTWVGKKYDIHGARPVALIATVGLGMVLVYLSQVNHIQSFFGADGNSVMLNFVIMCFGFFALRFSGQGALTLVSRNMMMKWFEKRRGFAMGFSNVVTSLTFASAPVFFEHLIQRFDWNGAWLVLAVITGLGFPLYIIFFFRDDPENSGLKPDGGFVESKKRAKKNLFPVVKDFTLTEAQKTVGFWVFSMMLAMQALYWTGVTFNIVSLFEHSGYDRETAVSIFLPSSMIAIAVTLSVSSLSDHIKLKNLLYVMGGSACLALLGFIYLEPLDRLFQLVIFGYEMRLGLHSIILGNGVMMGLYSVILSVTWPRFFGRSHLGEISGRAITFVVVGSAVGPILFSESLAYFDSYEGAEWICLVLFAGLTIASIWANNPQEKLRVE, from the coding sequence ATGATCAATCACAAGAAATTGGGTAATTGGCCATTTCATCCAAAGAAATGGCCATTTTTTTATGGCTGGATGATAATCATCAGTGGTACCATAGGGATCTCAATGAGTATCCCAGGCCAGACGATGGGTGTGTCGACCTTTACGGATAGTTTGATAGAGGTCATGAGCATGTCTCGTTCTCAGCTCAGCTTTGCCTATATGTGTGGTACGATCCTCAGTGCTTCGATGCTCACCTGGGTGGGTAAGAAATATGACATACATGGCGCTCGTCCTGTTGCATTGATTGCGACTGTAGGTTTGGGAATGGTCCTAGTATATCTGAGTCAAGTCAATCATATTCAATCCTTTTTTGGAGCGGATGGCAATAGTGTAATGCTGAATTTTGTCATCATGTGTTTCGGCTTCTTTGCTTTACGTTTTTCTGGTCAGGGTGCCCTCACTTTGGTCTCTAGAAATATGATGATGAAGTGGTTCGAAAAGCGACGTGGGTTCGCCATGGGTTTTAGCAATGTGGTCACATCGCTGACCTTTGCTTCTGCCCCAGTGTTTTTTGAGCACTTGATTCAGCGATTCGACTGGAATGGTGCCTGGTTGGTTTTGGCGGTAATCACCGGCCTGGGTTTTCCTCTTTACATTATCTTTTTCTTCCGAGATGATCCTGAAAATAGTGGATTGAAACCAGATGGTGGATTTGTGGAAAGTAAAAAACGAGCCAAAAAGAATCTGTTCCCAGTGGTCAAGGATTTTACTTTGACAGAGGCGCAAAAGACGGTAGGTTTTTGGGTCTTTTCGATGATGCTTGCCATGCAAGCCTTGTATTGGACTGGGGTTACATTTAACATCGTTTCTTTGTTTGAGCATTCGGGTTATGATCGCGAAACTGCAGTTTCCATCTTTTTGCCGTCCTCTATGATAGCTATAGCGGTCACGCTATCTGTCAGTAGTTTGAGTGATCATATCAAGCTGAAGAACCTACTTTATGTCATGGGGGGTAGCGCCTGTCTGGCCTTGTTAGGTTTTATTTATCTCGAGCCCCTGGATCGATTGTTTCAGCTAGTGATTTTTGGATATGAAATGAGGCTCGGACTTCATAGTATCATATTAGGCAATGGTGTGATGATGGGCTTGTATAGTGTGATTCTGTCGGTCACCTGGCCGAGGTTTTTTGGTCGATCTCATTTAGGAGAAATATCAGGTCGAGCGATCACTTTTGTAGTGGTGGGTAGTGCAGTAGGTCCCATATTGTTCAGTGAGTCATTGGCCTATTTCGATTCTTATGAGGGAGCCGAGTGGATCTGTCTGGTGTTGTTTGCCGGACTCACGATCGCTTCTATCTGGGCCAACAATCCACAGGAAAAATTGAGAGTTGAATAA
- a CDS encoding DUF1571 domain-containing protein, whose protein sequence is MKSKIVAALLACIVLTSFDGGSKLSVTEKVKEVFKSTQEIRSMSYEFVRHERINGKMYENTAFIKMQKKPIKIYYRELSPNNGLEVLYPHPDDYLKALVNPNGFPYMNLKLDPKGEMMRRNQHYTLLDAGYDGVISVVEHLFYKYKNNINELVDYKGLALVDGRTCDLIVMNNPSFKYVNYAVSGGETVASIAKKYRLSEYMIREKNKELYLDDLKSGDILRLPTDYSARMALYIDVDRRIPLKIEIYDEAGLFEKYEFKKVKLNPEFSDQEFLDTYSGYNFN, encoded by the coding sequence ATGAAATCGAAAATTGTAGCAGCGCTATTGGCCTGCATCGTATTGACTTCATTTGATGGTGGTAGTAAACTATCAGTCACAGAAAAGGTTAAGGAGGTTTTTAAATCCACCCAGGAAATCCGCAGCATGTCCTACGAGTTTGTAAGACACGAACGCATCAATGGCAAAATGTATGAGAACACTGCATTCATCAAAATGCAGAAGAAGCCCATCAAAATCTACTATCGTGAGCTATCGCCAAACAATGGCCTGGAGGTGCTATATCCTCACCCGGATGATTATCTGAAAGCTTTGGTGAATCCCAATGGCTTTCCATATATGAATCTTAAATTGGACCCTAAGGGAGAGATGATGCGAAGAAACCAGCACTACACCCTGCTGGATGCAGGCTATGATGGGGTGATCTCTGTAGTAGAGCATCTGTTCTATAAGTACAAAAACAATATCAATGAATTGGTGGATTATAAGGGTTTGGCTCTGGTAGATGGAAGAACTTGCGACCTGATCGTTATGAACAATCCTTCGTTCAAGTATGTCAACTATGCCGTATCAGGAGGAGAGACCGTGGCTAGTATTGCCAAGAAATATCGCCTGAGCGAATACATGATCAGAGAAAAGAACAAGGAGCTTTATCTCGATGACTTGAAAAGTGGAGACATTTTAAGACTACCCACAGACTATTCGGCCAGAATGGCCCTGTACATCGATGTGGATAGAAGGATTCCTTTGAAAATCGAAATTTATGATGAAGCGGGCCTTTTCGAGAAATACGAATTCAAGAAGGTGAAGCTGAACCCTGAGTTTTCTGATCAGGAATTTTTGGACACTTACAGCGGTTATAACTTCAACTGA
- a CDS encoding rhomboid family intramembrane serine protease — protein MSLTLVLIIITVVISYAAFQNPNLKYKLMFNPVHVADQGQWFRLISSGFVHSNWVHLGFNMFTFYFFGELVERVFIAIKGPVGSVYFIVFYLMAIVISELPSLFKHRHNVHYNSLGASGGVAAMVFCSILFFPTSPICLYGFVCIPGFILGTGYVIYSYMKGKDMSDNVNHNAHLIGALFGIVFTIIMRPTVLMDFVSQISNYSIFN, from the coding sequence ATGTCATTAACTCTGGTATTGATCATCATTACGGTAGTCATTAGTTACGCTGCCTTTCAAAATCCAAACCTAAAATACAAGCTCATGTTCAATCCTGTGCATGTAGCAGATCAGGGGCAGTGGTTCCGGTTGATCAGCTCTGGATTTGTGCATTCCAATTGGGTACACCTGGGTTTCAACATGTTTACTTTCTACTTCTTTGGTGAACTGGTAGAGCGAGTTTTTATTGCGATTAAAGGACCTGTCGGAAGCGTGTACTTCATAGTTTTTTATTTAATGGCAATTGTGATTTCTGAACTACCGTCACTTTTCAAACACCGACACAATGTGCATTACAACTCTTTAGGCGCATCAGGTGGAGTGGCTGCTATGGTTTTCTGTAGTATACTTTTCTTTCCTACCAGCCCCATTTGTCTTTATGGATTTGTATGTATTCCGGGCTTTATTTTGGGGACTGGCTATGTCATATACTCCTATATGAAAGGCAAAGACATGTCTGACAATGTCAATCACAACGCTCACCTGATCGGAGCACTTTTTGGGATTGTATTTACCATCATCATGAGACCTACGGTACTTATGGATTTTGTAAGCCAAATCTCCAATTACAGCATTTTCAACTGA
- a CDS encoding polyprenyl synthetase family protein, which yields MTEDIKAFQARLNEAIGQINFDRQPKELYEPLAYTLELGGKRMRPILAIMAYLIKKKDWEKIITPALSIELFHNFTLIHDDIMDEAPLRRGKETVYKKWNKDIAILSGDALMIMAYDLLLEAEYEDIRYILRLFNRCAIEVCEGQQLDMNFEDLPTVSEEEYINMIKLKTAVLLGFSLELGGLLSGMTQKEAKHLREFGVNIGIGFQLKDDILDVYGDAAKFGKQVGGDIIANKKTFLLLKAIEKADGATFEELNTWLAKDDFDPKEKVAAVKEIYAKLDIQTIAEQKMNHYFDLGFQQLYGLDQKGLNLAPLKAFTQALIERDH from the coding sequence ATGACTGAAGATATAAAAGCTTTTCAGGCCCGACTGAATGAGGCCATTGGACAAATCAATTTTGATAGGCAGCCCAAAGAATTATATGAGCCATTGGCCTATACCTTAGAACTAGGTGGCAAAAGAATGAGACCCATTTTGGCCATCATGGCTTATCTAATCAAAAAGAAAGATTGGGAAAAAATCATCACTCCAGCTTTGTCCATCGAGCTGTTCCACAACTTTACCCTGATCCATGACGACATCATGGATGAGGCTCCCTTGCGCAGGGGTAAAGAGACAGTCTACAAAAAATGGAACAAGGACATCGCGATCCTATCTGGGGATGCACTGATGATCATGGCTTATGATCTACTGCTAGAGGCAGAGTACGAAGACATCCGCTATATCCTCCGCCTATTCAATCGCTGTGCGATAGAAGTGTGTGAAGGGCAGCAGTTAGACATGAATTTCGAAGACCTGCCTACCGTCAGCGAGGAGGAATACATCAATATGATCAAGCTGAAGACGGCCGTATTGCTCGGCTTTTCACTTGAGTTGGGTGGCTTGCTATCAGGCATGACTCAGAAAGAAGCCAAACACCTTCGCGAATTTGGTGTCAATATCGGGATTGGATTTCAATTGAAAGATGACATTCTGGATGTGTATGGAGATGCGGCAAAATTTGGTAAGCAAGTAGGCGGTGACATCATTGCCAATAAAAAGACTTTCTTGCTCCTAAAGGCTATAGAAAAGGCGGATGGAGCCACTTTTGAAGAACTCAACACATGGTTGGCTAAAGACGATTTTGACCCGAAAGAAAAAGTAGCTGCAGTAAAGGAGATCTATGCCAAACTGGACATTCAAACCATCGCCGAACAAAAAATGAATCACTACTTCGATTTAGGATTCCAACAATTGTACGGGCTGGATCAAAAGGGCTTGAATTTAGCTCCGCTCAAAGCTTTCACACAGGCGTTGATAGAAAGAGATCATTGA